From Daphnia pulicaria isolate SC F1-1A chromosome 4, SC_F0-13Bv2, whole genome shotgun sequence, one genomic window encodes:
- the LOC124336878 gene encoding WASH complex subunit 4-like, with protein MVGMNGNSTVTNHEYGRYAAEKVAKEYVAREYSEFMVKCGSNLEAVCQIHENLSKENVSQTVSLDLVPCEDISLVDLVHSDHEELRKVVLALGHLVSEMDFLVEEGRSFYYPLLYYGEGVDEKALQAGEGHACAGRMVETLQKLLSYVNYCYKVIKNMVGQLSRLYCSSGAGPKYFEIGETHFKIIFERMGCVLSILVNLDSIINRNNLLREHVAQLQHVVRSIQHNASNFDTTPEDLRLLDLSLDEITEKTLSGTLFLRCMNQSFPTSNNKVLLDEISANVKGFLEELSFRLDKEGERDNYENMQKFLNIVCLFVLHAHIGLKVDNRQLKTILDVAKNSIMAVPLVGSCLWFPDQFLSLYLPRGDRAVDAKMLESVGSARFQYVRQRSQQLAKDLQMWNTKIVLWLSRLSGQHVNSQEELTNQCCLVLQGLRYVAKLSGVVRLILNLHLAIQPVISKGTVMAAFQTFELIKTLQKAIEKQLTDYPQAWMHLQQQLRRSVSDVVQLAAKRLAGEKSSKKRPRKTVSAALALAQRVLKGPCTSSRVSTARISLAIACTAFQDEELSLLAHRLQKMELLSVGIRHRLSYLADCEVFYWHKSLLNTYLPEARERRFESSRIGQTLMAVMDCELALASIKHLANPRQLVEGHQKFIRRSLDVHILEPLCASVETELRIQSHAHLHPTPRNPFKESPCLSQALGDLPLGRHEQLSVPHRVEHYLGQTFYNLAALASHDWRKYGQMRLLAGLAFNLKPLPDRLPSQTLEQGLDVLEIMRNIHLFVARFGYNLNNQFFVEQSSTSKHLSTIGIKHAANSIRTHGSGVVNTAVNFTYQFLRKKFFVFSQFLYDEHIKSRLMKDARYLRELSQGKDSALRYPYERAEKFHRGIRKLGLNSIGLSYLDQFRILITHLGNALGYVRMLRSGSIHCSAESCAPVPDLAELVYLNETGLDHQLGSSASSLKNHNDTMDMADGLFESLAKSNPALSSLSELSSKALDKVLDDLAQNLSESSDYFKLLVDVFRPFFRDPRHSHLRHFYVIVPPLTVNYVEHIVTCKEKLMKKNKQETCTFTDDGLAMGLAYCLSVLDQWKDFDALQWFSSVREFFERERKMAGLQSQASQDTLSLTLHRLETYRQEFDLLFYNLNSARIFFRHERPVIPASSI; from the exons atggtAGGGATGAATGGGAACTCGACAGTCACCAACCACGAGTATGGGAGATATGCCGCAGAAA aGGTGGCCAAAGAATATGTTGCAAGAGAATATAGCGAGTTCATGGTCAAGTGTGGCTCAAATCTGGAAGCAGTGTGTCAAATTCACGAAAATTTGAGCAAGGAAAATGTCAGTCAGACAGTCAGTCTGGATTTAGTTCCCTGCGAAGACATCTCCCTAGTCGACCTTGTCCACTCTGATCATGAAGAGCTGAGAAAAGTTGTCCTGGCTCTGGGGCATTTAGTCAGCGAGATGGACTTTCTTGTTGAAGAGGGGAG GTCCTTCTACTACCCTCTCCTCTATTACGGTGAGGGTGTGGACGAGAAAGCTCTGCAGGCTGGAGAGGGCCATGCATGTGCCGGGAGAATGGTCGAAACATTGCAAAAGTTGCTGAGCTATGTCAACTATTGCTACAAAGTAATCAAAAATATGGTGGGCCAGCTTTCAAGATTGTACTGCAGCTCTGGCGCTGGACCAAAATACTTTGAGATTGGGGAAActcatttcaaaatcattttcgaaAGAATGGGATGTGTGCTG TCAATCCTTGTGAATTTGGATTCCATCATTAACCGAAACAACTTGCTGAGGGAACATGTTGCTCAACTGCAGCATGTAGTTCGATCCATTCAACACAACGCCTCCAATTTCGACACGACGCCGGAAGATTTGCGGCTGCTGGACTTGTCGCTCGACGAAATCACCGAGAAAACTCTTTCGGGCACGCTCTTCCTCCGATGCATGAACCAGAGTTTCcccaccagcaacaacaaagtcTTGCTGGACGAGATTTCAGCCAACGTCAAGGGCTTCCTCGAAGAATTATCGTTCCGTCTGGACAAGGAAGGCGAGCGGGACAATTACGAGAACATGCAAAAGTTTCTCAACATCGTCTGCCTGTTTGTCCTGCACGCTCACATCGGTCTAAAAGTGGACAACCGACAGCTCAAGACCATCCTGGATGTCGCCAAAAATTCCATCATGGCCGTCCCTCTGGTCGGGTCGTGTCTGTGGTTCCCTGACCAATTCTTGTCGCTCTATCTACCCCGCGGAGACCGGGCCGTCGATGCCAAAATGCTGGAGAGTGTCGGCTCTGCCCGGTTCCAGTACGTCCGCCAGCGTTCCCAGCAGCTGGCCAAAGACCTTCAAATGTGGAACACGAAAATCGTCCTCTGGCTGTCGCGGCTGAGCGGCCAGCACGTCAACAGCCAAGAAGAATTGACCAATCAGTGCTGTTTGGTCCTGCAGGGGCTTCGCTACGTGGCCAAACTGAGCGGCGTCGTCCGTTTGATATTGAACCTCCACTTGGCCATCCAGCCAGTCATTTCCAAAGGCACAGTCATGGCCGCCTTTCAGACGTTCGAGCTCATCAAGACCTTGCAAAAGGCCATCGAGAAACAGCTGACGGATTACCCGCAGGCCTGGATGcacctgcagcagcagctccgtcGTTCCGTCTCCGACGTGGTCCAGTTGGCCGCCAAGCGATTGGCCGGCGAGAAGAGCAGCAAGAAACGTCCCCGGAAGACGGTCAGCGCGGCTCTGGCGTTGGCCCAGCGAGTCCTGAAAGGTCCCTGCACATCATCCCGTGTTTCGACGGCCAGGATTTCGCTGGCCATCGCCTGTACCGCCTTCCAGGACGAAGAATTGTCCTTGCTGGCCCATCGTCTTCAGAAGATGGAGCTCCTTTCCGTTGGCATCCGCCACCGTTTGAGTTATCTGGCCGATTGCGAAGTCTTTTACTGGCACAAGTCTCTCCTCAACACTTACCTGCCGGAAGCTCGTGAAAGACGCTTCGAATCGTCACGTATTGGACAGACTCTGATGGCCGTCATGGACTGTGAATTGGCTCTGGCCAGCATCAAGCATCTGGCCAATCCTCGGCAGCTGGTGGAAGGGCATCAGAAATTCATCCGCCGATCCCTGGACGTCCACATTTTGGAGCCGCTGTGCGCCTCGGTCGAGACGGAATTGCGGATCCAGTCGCACGCCCACCTCCACCCGACGCCGCGCAATCCGTTCAAAGAGTCGCCGTGTTTGAGCCAAGCGCTGGGCGACTTGCCTCTGGGCCGGCACGAGCAGCTGAGCGTCCCCCACCGGGTGGAACACTATCTCGGCCAGACGTTCTACAATCTGGCCGCTTTGGCCTCTCACGATTGGCGCAAGTACGGCCAGATGAGACTCTTGGCCGGATTGGCTTTCAACCTGAAGCCGCTGCCCGACCGGCTGCCCAGCCAGACCCTGGAGCAAGGGCTCGACGTCCTGGAAATCATGCGCAACATTCACCTGTTTGTGGCCCGTTTCGGCTACAATCTCAACAACCAGTTCTTTGTCGAGCAGTCGAGCACCAGCAAACACTTGAGCACGATCGGCATCAAACACGCGGCCAATTCCATCAGGACCCACGGGTCCGGCGTCGTCAACACGGCCGTCAACTTCACCTACCAGTTTCTCCGCAAAaagtttttcgtcttttctca GTTCCTGTACGACGAGCACATCAAATCGCGGCTGATGAAAGATGCTCGTTATTTGCGCGAGTTGAGCCAAGGCAAAGATTCGGCTCTCCGATATCCGTACGAGCGGGCCGAGAAGTTCCACAGGGGCATCCGCAAATTGGGACTCAATTCCATCGGATTGAGTTATCTGGACCAATTCCGAATACTCATTACCCACCTCGGAAACGCTTTGGGCTACGTCAGGATGTTGAGAAGTGGATCCATCCATTGCAGCGCCGAATCCTGTG ctccTGTTCCGGATTTGGCGGAATTGGTTTATCTCAATGAAACTGGACTGGATCATCAACTGGGCAGCAGTGCCAGTAGCCTTAAAAACCACAACGATACGATGGACATGGCCGATGGATTATTCGAATCCTTGGCTAAATCTAATCCGGCTCTCTCTAGCCTATCCGAACTGTCCAGCAAAGCCCTGGACAAGGTGCTGGACGATCTGGCTCAAAATCTGTCCGAGAGTTCCGACTATTTCAAACTGCTGGTGGACGTCTTCCGGCCGTTTTTCCGCGATCCTCGCCACTCGCACTTGCGCCATTTTTACGTCATCGTTCCGCCGCTGACGGTCAACTACGTCGAACACATCGTCACCTGCAAGGAGAAGctgatgaagaagaacaagcAGGAAACGTGCACCTTCACCGACGACGGACTGGCCATGGGATTGGCTTACTGCCTCTCCGTTCTGGACCAGTGGAAGGATTTCGACGCCCTGCAGTGGTTCTCATCCGTCAGGGAATTTTTCGAGCGCGAAAGGAAAATGGCCGGACTCCAATCGCAGGCCAGTCAGGACACGCTGAGTCTGACCCTCCACCGATTAGAAACTTATCGACag gaatttgatttgttattcTACAACTTGAACAGCGCCAGGATCTTTTTCCGCCACGAACGGCCCGTTATTCCAGCATCTTCCATCTAG
- the LOC124337191 gene encoding uncharacterized protein LOC124337191 → MGASLKASSSSYYTAAVSSLVALWLILIVIAPTAEGSISCYTCSSRNGTDMSCEDPFHPAMSDYKIGCMVPKEGHVGKFPANFCVKVVGTVYGTREKLVIRTCTLENMENQCGEFKYEHESLAGCILTCQSDGCNAATKNLMLPSFATASSFFLVYSAITLLVNASPSV, encoded by the exons ATGGGTGCGTCTCtcaaggccagcagcagcagctactacaccgcAGCAGTGTCGTCCTTGGTGGCCTTATGGCTGATCCTGATCGTTATCGCCCCAACAG CCGAGGGGAGCATCAGTTGCTACACGTGCTCATCTCGCAATGGCACCGACATGAGCTGCGAAGATCCTTTCCATCCGGCCATGTCCGATTACAAAATCGGTTGCATGGTGCCCAAAGAAGGTCACGTGGGCAAATTTCCGGCCAATTTCTGCGTTAAAGTTGTCGGCACAGTCT ATGGCACCAGGGAGAAGCTAGTCATCCGAACCTGTACCCTGGAAAAc ATGGAAAACCAGTGCGGGGAATTCAAATACGAACACGAAAGTCTGGCCGGATGCATTCTGACTTGCCAGAGCGACGGATGCAATGCGGCAACCAAAAACCTGATGCTGCCCAGTTTCGCCACCGCTTCCTCATTCTTCCTAGTCTACAGCGCAATAACTCTACTAGTCAACGCGTCACCATCAGTCTGA